DNA sequence from the Penicillium psychrofluorescens genome assembly, chromosome: 3 genome:
AATATAAGGCCGGACATTGAGCATGGCTTTTccatcctcgctgtcgcGGAAGATGTCACGAACAATACAATAACTCTCCAAATCGAACATGGGATGGTAGTTTCGAAGGGCAGGGCGTCCCAGTGCTGTACCCGCTGCTTTACGCTTTTTTTTGCACGAATCATCCCAAGGTGACGAACCTATGGTAAAGCCCTGAGTGCTGCTGATAACTCCGTGGAAGGTGTATAGCTTCGGCCTATCGATGATCGCATTTTGGTGGCCGAGCAGTACTTTACGACAGTCTTCAAAAGAGTTGAATACCACAGCTCGAGTATTGCCGAGTTTTATCTGAAAGACCGAGTGTCCATACTTTCGCCACCAGCCCTCACACACGCTGGCATGATCGTCGCCAAGtttgagaagatggccgaAGATGGGCACCGAACCTGGGATTTCGGGCAATCCCTTGATGTGCGGTATATCGGTCGCTAATGTTAACTTGATTCGGCATGTTAGTTCGGTATTAAATCAAAAACATTTGTTTCTGCACTCACAGCATAGATCAGATACCCAACCAGTGCAACTATCGCGAGGGAGTAGTAGCCTTTCGGCACGACACCCAGCAACCCTGTCCACCTTTCGTCGATTTTTATTTGATCCAACATTTTTGGTAAGTCTTGAAAGTTGGGGGTTTCCTTGACCTGGCTGTGAACGAAATATGTATGGGGATGGTTGGGTGAGGGGCTTAAGTAGTGGTCCGAGGCGGATGCGTCGTACAGAACCGCCACGTCGGACACTATCAGAGCGGGCTCCGAACAAGACTTCCCGACATCTATTGAAGCTAAGGACACCATGTAACACACATAATGAGCTTTCCCTGCCCGTCTAGGAACCACGAGTACTGACTGCTGAGCTGGGCGCCTGAGGGGCTTTGTCGGACAGTCCGATAAGCGATAAACCAGACGTCATTGACCTATCACGCGATAGGTCCTTCACTGTTTGCGTGACAAATGAGAGACGTGAATTCTATCAAAAGCTCTAGTAAGAAATTTGATTCGGCCAGTCATTGTGGTGCTCGATGAGCGAGATCTTGCAAGCGAATGCTTTAGTTTGCATACCGCAAGGCTCCGTATATGGAAAGGTAAAAGTGGTTCTTTGTTTCTATATCAGCTACGAGCTAGAAAGTCACGCGAGAAATATCACTAGCTTAAGGTCGATCCAGAAACCTCGTGATCTTTTCGTCCATCCACTTATTGTCCTCCGGATTGATACCGCCTCCTGCAAAATGTCCCCAAATTGATGGAATTATGGCTAACTCGGCGTCtgacaaaaaggaaatctCCTTTTCGCTTGCTTCCCATCTAAAATATTGGTCTGTTTGAGAAGGCATGAGCAGGATGCGTGTCTTCAAACGCTCGAGGGCTTCGCGCATAGTATTAGTTTCGCCATTGATACCGCTAATATCGCCTCGCTGCCACATCCCTAGCATGACGAGCAGATCATCTGCATGCCAGTCCTCGTACCCCTTTACACAATTGTTCGCCCACTCCTCCAATGACTTGGAGCCTAATTTCTCGAACATGCGCTTTTCAAACCATTCGGCACTCGTCAACCACGCGGAATATGCTCGTCCGAATGCATGCAGCCCGCGAATAGGAGTCTTGTTTTGTGATTCAAATTTGCCGTCATCATAATCGATGGAGTTGATTAGCGCAGCTTTAGGGCCCTCGAGGAACTGGTAGTTGTGCAAGCTGGTCTTGGCCGAAGAGCAAATGATTACTGCATTGCGAACCATCTCCGGGTACATTGCCGACCAGTGATATGCGCATTGCCCACCCATTGAAAATCCCACTATCACATCCAAAGTAGAGATATTCAAGTGCTCGGTAACGAGTCTCTTTTGAGCCCGTACACAATCTTGGTAGTCAAGGCGTGGAGGGAAATTGGGCGTGTTTGATGGACTGGACGATTCGCCGTTGCCGAGTAATGCCACCACGATAACTCGATAGTCTTTCAAAGCTCCCTCTCTGAAGGACCAAGTGGTGTCAATTCTCCCGCGAAAGCATGTTGGAACCAAAGCTGTTTTCTTGCCATTGGGGTTGAACTCGCGATAGGTCAGAACGACGTTGGGCAGAATTGTCCCATCTTGAAACGAGAAAGATCCCAGTTGATAGGATTGCATTTTCGAAGTATAACTGTTGGAAAAGGCCAAGTGGAAATCTTGGTGTTATGAGCAAGGGATAAAAGAGGCCAAAATTTAAAACCAGTGGAACCTGGAGGTTGCGCGGGGAGTCCGACATCGCAGACATCCCCACTTCCCGCAATTCAACTTTCCCCGAATAATATTTTCTTAGTCTCTAGTAGGGCTATTCTGACACCTTAACAAGAAGTCACACTTCAAAAATGGCTGTTGCTTTGATTTCCACCAAGAACCGCGGATCTGGCAGCTCTCGGACTCCAACAGTCGCGCGTGTCGGAGCACTGGCACGGTCTGACCAGATTTTGTTCCATTCCTCATTCATACCGGCATAGTGCTCCTTCATGTCCAGGACATAAACCGTCGCGTCCACAATATTGTACAGATCCGCCTTTCCATTAGATGCCCCCTTGATGATGCTTTCGATTCGGCGTAGGACAACGGCCGTTTGTTCTCGAACATCTGCCTTGAAGGTGCCATCTGCATTTTGAGTGACGCCTTCATATGTTCCGTCGGGTTTTACCGCAGCAATTCCAGAAACATAAATAGTATGATTTGCGGACGGCGGCACCACGCGTGCATGAGCGTATCGAGTGGCACCAGCTGGCCGCTCAGGGTCCAAGAGGAATGATTGTGAGTTGGAAGGCATGGAAAGGTTTTCACGTTAACCACAGTACATTGACCACAGTAAAGAGATTTTAATGTTAACAGTCTAACAAAACTGGTGGGCTCTTCTTTTTATGACCTCTTCACGCTTACCACATACTGGAAGATGCGCTGCGGTAGGCCCGATGTTGAATTCGCCGGTGGCGGCATATCCGAACATAGATGCTGACTCCAACTTTTCTTGTGATCTGCAAGTAATTCAATAGGGAGAGAGGACCGTGCTGGGCTTCCCCGCGTACTCTGCCCTATTCTCTCCGATTGTCAGAATGTACATTGGGGACCAGATTGGCACCGGGAAAGATCAATGGAGGCAGCATCATGTTCGGTTCAAAGACGTACGTAATAGTATCAAAGAAAGAACTATCTcggcaaggagaacaatCTACAAGGCTTATCTGGAATATTTGTCGTGATAAGCCCGGCGGGAGATAACGAGGAGCTCAGACGTCTACTGCCAGTACTGCCAACCCCGCATTGTTAGATCGACTCCGCTCACGTCTGAAAAGACCGAGCTTGCCTTTTGACACACTACCTAACCATGAAGATGGCATCTGCAAGAGCAGAGAACTCCTGCAAGCGATGTCATCGCAGGAAAAAGCGGTGCGACAAAACCCTACCCCAGTGTGAGGCATGCCAACGCGCCAAGGTGTCGTGTAGCTTCCTGGACGACGAAGCTCAAGTGGCGGCCTATCCGATCGCGTATGAAATCTATCAGCTACCTTCGTTGTTGATCAAAAGCCCCTCTGACAGGCTAATAGATACGTGCGCGGACTAGAGCTTCGTGTCAAAGAACTAGAGCAACAGCTCTCATCACTACTCACATCGTCAAATGAACCAGCAAATTCCTCATGTCTATGGAATGATGTGGATATTACATTGGACGGTTGTTCCTGGGATTCAGAGAATCAATCTATTTACGCCACCCAACAGCCGCATGTTTCAGATCCAGTGGAAGTCCTGAACAATATTCCATGTTCTTCTCCGAATGGCGGTACATCTGGTCCGAGAAGAGACAGTCTAGTCGAGGAACTTCGAATTTTGTCTTTGGAAGCTGCCGCGGAGCGATATCTAGGCCCTTCCTCGGGGCTCAACCTGGCCAAACTTACGCAGaccgttcttcttcaactgtCGCCAGACCAAGAAGTTTTCGTGTTTGAAGATGGGatcaacaacaaccagcagcagatTTCGGTACCCGATTCTGGTCGTTGCCTAGAACTAGACCCTGTCTTTGGTGATATGAGATTCTCATTGACTTCACCTCTCCCGCTAAATGCGTTGATCGGCAACCCGTCTGTTGAAACCTACGACGATTCCATAAATCTTGCAATGCTGGACGCGTCGCATATCAATGATATTCTAGAGTTTTACTTCGCCCACTCCCATACTCTCTATCCAATCATAAAGCAGAAGGAATTCACATCTGTGCTATGGAGAGTGTATGCAGATCCATTGGACCCCCAAGCCCAGTCATCCCTGTGGCAATTTCGGATATGGATAGTCCTAGCAATAGGATCAACCAGCTATTACTCAGTGTCACTGATGGACGAGTCCGAATCAGTGCAGTTTTTCAACAAAGCCATGACTTATTTCGAAGAAGCAATGGGGTGTGGAGACTTGGTGAGTTGGTGCTTTTCACTTGAATCCCAAGGCTCTAATAGATATAACCGTCGTCAGGCCGGGCTGGAGGTTTTGATGTTACAGGTTTCATACTCATTCTTTAACAAGATTGGTCCCAGTGAGTCATCATATATCTCTTAAAGATTCGTTCTAATCATAGCTAGATACCTGGTTCCTGGTGGGGGTTGCGGCTCGCATGGCAACAGGCATGGGGTTGCACAGCGCTGAGGTGTATCAGCCTCTACCGGTTGCTGTAGCTGAGCACCAGAAACGTCTTTTTTTCTCACTTTACATGATGGACAGGTACGTCAACAGCGACTAAGTATTTCTACTGGAAATACTAAATATCAATGTGTGTGCAGGGTGGTTTCTTTGGCTTTGGGTCGCCCATTCGCCTTacaagatgatgatattaGTGTGCAGGTGAGATCCAAATTCCCTGTATAGGTATAAGATGGCTCACATCTTACAGCCTTTCGcggatgtcgatgatgaaaatATCAGTCCGAACAATATGATGCCTTCAGGCTCATTAGAACcctccgccatggctgtTCCCCTTCACATTCTTGCTCTTCGACAAATAGCAAGCGATATTGGAAGTCAAGTTCACTCTTCAAGAAACAACCACCACAAAACACCGCAGCAAAAGGAAGAGATTATTCAATTACTCCACAAACGCCTGGTTGAGTGGAGACGGAGCATGCCTTTCCCACTGCCGGACCTACGATCTACAGTACCTCATTTATGTTCCAGCTGGTTCGACTTTAATTACTATATCCATGTTATCACACTTTACCGTCCCTCGCCTATTTTTCCAACGTTGGACTCTGCTAAGTTGAAAATCCTCGCCGAGGCTTCGGGAATGGCTATTCAGCAAGCAATTAACCTTCATCGACAGCGCCGATTTGCTTACAACTGGCTCAACCTTGTCTCAGTCTTTAATTCCGTCCTTTCACTTATGTATACCACCACTACTCAGCTGAATAGTCTATCGCCTATACCAGATTGCCCTAAGGTTCTAGCCAATCTTGAGCTAGCCATTGAGCTGTTGGAAACATTTCAGAAGAAGTTCCCCTCGGCTACGAAGATTCGAGGCATGGTGCGAACTGTCTCAGAAAAATTGAGATTGTACACTATCCCTTCAGATagcttttgatttttttttcttctagAAAATGTGAATTAGTATGTACTTAGTGGCCTGGTGAAGTGCCTCGAAAATACAAGTCTATCCAAGTCGCACATGTAGGATAAAAATAGAATTCCGAGTGTTATTAAAAGAGTATAGGTCTTCTTCAATAGAATCAGCTTACTATGAAGAAGTAAGAACAGTACATATAGAGTAGTTGAATACGACTGAGCAGAGGATGCTGTAGCTGCTTGCCCCCGCGTGGAAGTTGCAGGCGTGCTTAGTGTACATACTGTATCGG
Encoded proteins:
- a CDS encoding uncharacterized protein (ID:PFLUO_004539-T1.cds;~source:funannotate), giving the protein MPSNSQSFLLDPERPAGATRYAHARVVPPSANHTIYVSGIAAVKPDGTYEGVTQNADGTFKADVREQTAVVLRRIESIIKGASNGKADLYNIVDATVYVLDMKEHYAGMNEEWNKIWSDRASAPTRATVGVRELPDPRFLVEIKATAIFEV
- a CDS encoding uncharacterized protein (ID:PFLUO_004538-T1.cds;~source:funannotate), which gives rise to MQSYQLGSFSFQDGTILPNVVLTYREFNPNGKKTALVPTCFRGRIDTTWSFREGALKDYRVIVVALLGNGESSSPSNTPNFPPRLDYQDCVRAQKRLVTEHLNISTLDVIVGFSMGGQCAYHWSAMYPEMVRNAVIICSSAKTSLHNYQFLEGPKAALINSIDYDDGKFESQNKTPIRGLHAFGRAYSAWLTSAEWFEKRMFEKLGSKSLEEWANNCVKGYEDWHADDLLVMLGMWQRGDISGINGETNTMREALERLKTRILLMPSQTDQYFRWEASEKEISFLSDAELAIIPSIWGHFAGGGINPEDNKWMDEKITRFLDRP